A portion of the Paenibacillus hamazuiensis genome contains these proteins:
- a CDS encoding CIS tube protein, with translation MLTKAKIIVDRPSQTIEVLFNPNEYSISAGNRFGRDTVPGLSGSILQFISGESMTLTMDLFFDTYEKGTDVRDHTMQIVNLLNIDKDLHTPPICQFVWGTMDFKGVLEKVNQKYTMFLGDGTPVRATLNVTFRSTETVIKQQKRTSKQSADRTKERQLKQGEQLWHISQEEYESPAYWRQIAQANGIDNPRDVKPGAQLIVPRLE, from the coding sequence ATGTTGACCAAAGCGAAGATCATCGTCGATCGTCCCAGTCAGACGATAGAAGTATTGTTTAACCCGAACGAATATTCCATTTCGGCAGGGAACCGGTTCGGGCGGGATACGGTGCCCGGTCTGTCCGGCTCGATTTTACAGTTCATCAGCGGCGAATCGATGACGCTGACGATGGATCTGTTTTTCGATACGTATGAGAAGGGGACGGACGTCCGTGACCATACGATGCAAATCGTCAATTTGCTGAACATCGACAAAGACCTGCATACGCCTCCGATATGCCAATTTGTATGGGGAACGATGGATTTCAAGGGCGTGCTCGAAAAAGTGAACCAGAAATATACGATGTTTCTGGGGGACGGCACACCCGTCCGGGCCACCTTGAACGTCACCTTCCGGTCGACGGAAACGGTGATCAAGCAGCAGAAGCGGACTTCGAAGCAGTCCGCCGACCGGACCAAAGAGCGGCAATTGAAGCAAGGGGAGCAGCTGTGGCACATTTCCCAGGAGGAATACGAATCTCCGGCCTACTGGCGGCAAATCGCCCAAGCGAACGGCATCGACAACCCGCGCGACGTGAAGCCGGGTGCCCAACTGATCGTTCCCCGTTTGGAGTGA